The following coding sequences are from one Gigantopelta aegis isolate Gae_Host chromosome 15, Gae_host_genome, whole genome shotgun sequence window:
- the LOC121389680 gene encoding uncharacterized protein LOC121389680, giving the protein MREAQLLAREQHFHLLHLIHPEIDCQFPDSLSNLSTLKEPTRQPVDHPQTEGTQVVGFVFSVFVSYSVYCSHSLWCYQCVSVKEGQDCQSDYKGMNKSALTMEGKYAKDCSKQFVGQDNSISYKCVIETHIKEGGQLLSFRRDCSDGVHFSYNIKTNTPNISYLQNLLPNNQSACATYGGNAICLTLCDEDFCNGPIPNQTWKDTCVPKYYYNGTENVTCGSIGHLYARYPTVFGIVIDGIVGNFLTAPLLLCLLLALVLH; this is encoded by the exons ATGCGTGAAGCGCAG tTGTTGGCTCGGGAACAACATTTTCATCTGCTTCATCTAATTCATCCTGAGATTGACTGTCAGTTTCCTGATTCTCTGAGTAATCTTTCGACTCTGAAGGAGCCGACAAGACAGCCAGTAGATCATCCTCAGACTGAAGGCACTCAA gttgtggggtttgttttttccgTCTTTGTTAGTTATTCTGTctattgctctc ATTCGCTATGGTGTTACCAGTGTGTCAGTGTTAAGGAGGGGCAGGACTGTCAGAGCGACTATAAGGGGATGAACAAGTCCGCCCTGACCATGGAGGGAAAGTACGCCAAGGATTGTTCTAAACAGTTTGTTGGTCAAGACAACTCCATTTCCTACAAGTGTGTGATAGAGACTCACATAAAGGAAGGAG gaCAGTTGCTCAGTTTTCGCCGAGACTGCTCCGACGGTGTTCACTTCTCTTACAACATCAAGACCAATACTCCGAACATCAGCTATCTTCAAAATCTTCTACCAAACAACCAATCAGCATGCGCGACTTATGGCGGGAATGCAATTTGTCTCACGCTCTGCGATGAAGACTTCTGCAACGGCCCGATACCTAATCAGACCTGGAAGGATACCTGTGTACCGAAATATTATTACAACGGAACGGAAAACGTAACGTGCGGTTCGATTGGTCATCTGTATGCCCGATACCCAACAGTGTTCGGGATTGTCATAGACGGAATTGTGGGAAATTTCTTAACGGCGCCATTGCTCTTGTGTTTGTTGCTTGCGTTAGTTTTACACTGA